A window of uncultured Cohaesibacter sp. genomic DNA:
CCTCTTTGCATCAGGAACCACCATGCGCACGCTGGAAAATCTCTCACGGCTCACTCTTCTTGCTTTGATCGCACTCGGTCTTTGGATGACCCCGCGCACCGCCGAGGCCCAGCAGGCTGGTGATTTCGACTATTACATTCTCTCCCTCTCCTGGTCGCCGACCTATTGTGCCGATGAAGCGAGACAAGGTCGCGACCATCTGCAGTGCTTCTCCGAGCGCATCTTCGGCTTTGTCGTCCACGGACTTTGGCCGCAGTATGAAAAGGGCTTTCCGGACTTTTGCGACACGAGCTTTCGTAAGCCGTCGGACAATCTCGTCGACCAGATGCTGAAATACTCGCCGAGCAGATCGCTCATCCATCATGAATGGAAGCGACACGGCAGCTGTTCGGGACTCAAACCGCTCGACTATTTCCGGCTTGCGGTCAAGTCATACAAGCAGGTCAAGACACCAGAACGGCTCGAAGCGCTGTCCCGCCCCTTGCTGTTGACAGTCTCCGAGATCGAAAGCGCTTTTTACGAGGCCAACCCCGACCTACCCGACGACAGTCTCTTCATCACCTGCAAGCGCCAGAAGCTGAGCGAAGTCCGCGTCTGTTTCGACAAGGCGGGCGAGCCCAGACGATGCAGCGCATCGGCACTCCACGGCCAATGCAACAACCGAAACAAACTGCGCATTCTGGCCGTTCGCTGAGGCAAATACCTACTAAATGGGTCCGAAAGGCAACAAACGGTCACACCTCGCGCTCAACACACAGCTTTCTGCGTTTTCCGGCTTGACCCCGACGCAACTTCAGGTGAAGTTTCCCCCCATAACGATTTAATAATGATTTGGGGGCTGTCAGCATGAAATTCCCGCATTTATTGGCTGCGAGCGCTGTGATGCTTTCAGCAGGCATGTTTACCTCTTTTGCTCAGGCATCCGCGCTGCCTGATTGCGACAACGCAGGTGTTCTCTCCCGCGTCAGCAGAACCATCGCCACCGCCGAACGGAACGTGGTGCAGTCTGGTGACCCGGTCGAACGCATTGCCAGCGTCCGCCAGTCGAAACTGCGTGAGAATGGACCGCGCATGTTCTCCCAGCGTTACTGCCGGGCCACTGGCTATACCGAACGCGGTCGGCGCAAGTCCATCTACTATCTGATCGAAGCCCAAGCTGGCTTTGCAGGCTATGGCTACGGTGTAGAGGCCTGTGTCTCCGGTCGTGACCCGTGGAAAATCCACGGTGCCTACTGCCGGTCTGTTCGCTAGACCACAGACAACTGGGACAGTCCTTCGAGCCCCTTGCCGGATGCGGCGCAAAACATCATGTGATTGCGTGTGATGCGCCGCTAACAACTGGTCTCACAGTTTTCCCTGTCTTCCCGAACCGGCCATTCATTTCAAACTTTTTTTCCCAAAATCAGCATTCCCTCTCTTGAATGGGTTTAAAACGCAAAAGCGCCTGCCTATATAAAAATTTCAATCAGTATTTTCAGTGTTCGACACACACAATAACGCATAAGAAACAGTACGGACCCCAGCCGATCTATGATGATGTATCTGTACCTCGTTGGAGGTCTTGTCCTTCT
This region includes:
- a CDS encoding ribonuclease T, which translates into the protein MRTLENLSRLTLLALIALGLWMTPRTAEAQQAGDFDYYILSLSWSPTYCADEARQGRDHLQCFSERIFGFVVHGLWPQYEKGFPDFCDTSFRKPSDNLVDQMLKYSPSRSLIHHEWKRHGSCSGLKPLDYFRLAVKSYKQVKTPERLEALSRPLLLTVSEIESAFYEANPDLPDDSLFITCKRQKLSEVRVCFDKAGEPRRCSASALHGQCNNRNKLRILAVR